The Triplophysa dalaica isolate WHDGS20190420 chromosome 5, ASM1584641v1, whole genome shotgun sequence genome window below encodes:
- the LOC130421088 gene encoding uncharacterized protein LOC130421088, producing MGVSGMVLQWFRSYLSACLADISLWMNAHHLQLNLPKTELLVIPADTKTHHNLSIQLGSSTITPSRKARNLGVVIDDQLNFTDQVANTARSCRFILYNIRKIRPFLSEHATQILVQALVLARLDYCNALLGGLPACTTKPLQMIQNAAARVIFNEPKRAHVTPLLIKLHWLPVVARIKFKTLLLAYKTTTGSAPPYLKSLMQTYVPTRSLRSANERRLVVPSHKGKKSLSRTFSGSVPPMWNDLPAATRSADSVAIFKKRLKTHLFRQHLTDLF from the exons atgggggtctctggaatggtgctacaatggttcaggtcttacctctcgg cttgcctagccgacatctcgctctggatgaacgcccatcacctgcagctgaaccttccaaaaacagaactgcttgtaatcccggctgacacgaagactcatcacaacctttccattcaactgggctcatcaaccatcacaccttccagaaaagcaagaaacctgggagtggtaatcgatgatcagctcaacttcacagatcaagttgccaacaccgcccggtcctgtagattcatcctctacaatatcagaaaaattagacccttcctatcagagcatgctacacagatccttgtccaggctcttgtcctggccagactggactactgcaatgcactactgggaggacttccagcttgcacaaccaaacctctacagatgatccagaatgctgcggcaagagttatctttaatgaaccaaagagagcacacgtcactcctctactcattaagctacattggcttcccgtagtcgctcgcatcaaattcaagactctgctcctggcctacaagaccactactggttcggcaccaccttatcttaaatcgctaatgcagacatatgtacccaccagatccctacgctctgcaaacgaacgacgtcttgtggtgccatcccataaaggtaaaaaatctctctcgcgcaccttctccggatctgttccacctatgtggaatgatctgcccgctgctacaagatctgcagattctgtagccatctttaagaaacgcctgaaaacacatctcttccgccaacatctgactgatctgttctga